A section of the Humulus lupulus chromosome 2, drHumLupu1.1, whole genome shotgun sequence genome encodes:
- the LOC133815504 gene encoding uncharacterized protein LOC133815504, whose product MVAYLNKAKDLLAQFEKYTLQQVPHDQKSNVDALAKLVSAKDADALSILPVEHLLAPSIQPEESSLIIQVSDTWVTPIIQYLEQGLIPADRNNARTLQRQAAQFILMMESCIDEDTQCLYYGVSLRKRLKN is encoded by the coding sequence atggttgcttatttgaataaGGCAAAGGATTTATTAgcacagtttgagaagtatactctccagcaagtacctcatgaTCAGAAatcaaatgttgatgccttagccaagttagTAAGCGCCAAAGATGCTGACGCTTTGAGCATATTACCAGTCGAACATTTATTGGCACCAAGCATTCAACCAGAAGAATCCTCGCTAATTATACAAGTGTCTGACACATGGGTGACTCCcatcatacaatatctcgaacaaggattAATACCAGCTGATAGGAATAATGCAAGGACGCTTCAAAGACAAGCGGCTCAGTTTATTTTGATGATGGAGTCTTGTATAgacgaggatactcaatgcctttattacGGTGTGTCTCTAAGGAAAAGGCTAAAGAATTGA